The sequence below is a genomic window from Pseudomonadota bacterium.
CCCCCGAATCTCATAATATATGTCTGATATGTGGATAAAAATTTTCCGATCAGCGAGGATGATATGCCCAGCGATACAAATACAACAGAAAATCCAAAAATGAAGGATATGGAATGTATTAACACGATTTTTCTGTATTTTTTAAATTCAAGTTCATTATAATTATCAAAGGTTATGCCGCTTATGAAGATAAGGTATGAAGGGACAAGTGGTAAAATGCATGGGCTGAAAAAGGACAGCATACCTGTTGAAAAGGCTACAATGCTGGTGAAGTCAATAAAGGAGATGAGACCGGTAAAAATCATTGAAGCTATAATATTTGTTTTTCTGTAGGGTTGTCAAATGAAATATGCCTCTATTGATATTGGGACTAATACTGTTTTGCTTTTGATAGTTGATGCAGGTAAAGATGTGCGGGATGTCCTTGACATATCTACCATTACAAGGTTGGGGGAGGGTTTAAAGAAAAGGGGCAACCTTTCGAAAAGGGCAATGACACGGACATTCTCAGCCTTAAAAAACTATAAAGAACTTGCGGAAAGACATGGGGTTAAGGGTGTTTACTGTGTGGGAACGAGTGCTCTGAGGGAAGCAAAAAACAGTGAAGCCTTTTTAAGGCTGGTGAAAGATAAACTGGGTATCTCCATCAGAGTAATAAGTGGGTACGAAGAGGCTTATTATACGTATCTTTCAATAAAACATGATGAGCGGATGAAGGGAGAGCAGTTCATCATCATTGATATCGGTGGTGGAAGCACAGAAGTTATAAAGGGTAATAGAGAGGAATTTACAAATTTTGTCTCCTTACCAATAGGTTCTGTGAAACTAACCGAGATGTTTGTCAGGCATGACCCTCCAGAAGATAATGAAATTGCATCTTTAACAGGTTTTATCAGAGAAACAATTTCATTTCCTTTTGATGGAAAGAATTGCAGGGTCATAGGAACTGCCGGTACAATAACAAACCTTGCGAGTATTATTCTCGGCCTTGAAAATTATGACAAAAGCAGAATCCATGGCCTTAATATATTGTATAAAGATATTGGAGGTGTGATAAAGAGATTGAAGGCTATGACAACACCTGAAAGAAGGGCAATCAGGGGCATGGAGAAGGGTAGGGAGGATATTATCCTCCAGGGTATTATTCTTTTGAAAGAAATTATGTCGTACTTCAAAGCGGATGAGATAATCGTAAGCGCAAATGGCGTGCGGTATGGGGTTATTTATGAAAAGCTGGGATCCCTTCTCCAATAGGATATATTCTGTGGTTTGATATTCCCTTTCTTAAGAAAAAGAAGCGATTCGTAAGCTTCCAATATAATTACAGAAAAAGTAATTTATTTGCAATGTTTTTAGGCATCAATTCCTTGACAAACCACCCTTACCAATTATAAAATGGGATCATATGTAGAATAAGGTTAAAAAATAAGTTATGTGAATGAATAGAACCAAATGAAAGAAATGAAAGTCACTAAGGACCAAAAAGACAATTGGCCGTCTTTCAAACAAATTTACGATTGTTTGAGACATTATGGGCCTGCCACATGCGTATCATCCAGAGGAACAAAATATACCGTTCGTGCTGAAATCACCGCTGGCCGCCCGACAATCATAGGCTGCCCACGTACCGGAGAAGTGAGGATCCATGAAGACTGCTGGGGACAGCCCCTTACTTGCCAAAGGACGAGGGCTGGCGGAATTTATAACGGCGATCCATCAATTTTTGACTGGTTCAACAAAAA
It includes:
- a CDS encoding Ppx/GppA phosphatase family protein is translated as MKYASIDIGTNTVLLLIVDAGKDVRDVLDISTITRLGEGLKKRGNLSKRAMTRTFSALKNYKELAERHGVKGVYCVGTSALREAKNSEAFLRLVKDKLGISIRVISGYEEAYYTYLSIKHDERMKGEQFIIIDIGGGSTEVIKGNREEFTNFVSLPIGSVKLTEMFVRHDPPEDNEIASLTGFIRETISFPFDGKNCRVIGTAGTITNLASIILGLENYDKSRIHGLNILYKDIGGVIKRLKAMTTPERRAIRGMEKGREDIILQGIILLKEIMSYFKADEIIVSANGVRYGVIYEKLGSLLQ